A segment of the Cenarchaeum symbiosum A genome:
GCAACAGTCGGGAGCGCCTCCATTATCAGCCCCGGGTCGTCCGTCTGCAGCTGGAGTATGCTCATGCCGAACAGCCACACTGAATCGTATGATGAATATGCATAGTTGTTGGGCGATGAGCCTATCTGTTCCGTGAGCACCTCCTTGACGTGGTCGTGCTGGTCGTTCTGGGAAGCCGCAAACTGGGCAGATATGAAGCCCACGCCTTCCACGAACTCGGCCGTGATCGGGTCCTCGGTCAGCTGGCCGTTGTTGGCAAGAGAGTCCGTGCCGATCCACAGTACGGTCGAAAGGTCGTCATAGGAGCTTGCCGCGTTGAAAAAGTGGACCGCCTCCTCAAAGCCTATCATTATTATTGCCACCTCGGAGGCGGGCCTGTCCTGCAGGTATACCCCGAGCTTTTCGTTGAGCAGGTGCGCCTCTGTGGAGAATACTGTGCTCTCCGGGGAATAGCGTATCCCCTCGTCGAATGTGCCGCCAAAGGATTCGAACGAACTCTTCGTCGACTCGTACAGCCCGTCGCCCCAGACGTCCCCCCTGTACACGGGGATTGCCGCTGTAACCTCCTGAGTCTGCAGCAGGCGGGCCAACACCCTGCCCTGCTGGGTGTCATCGGGGACGAGCCGGAATATGTTGTCATCGATGGCCAGCGCCGGGGAGGTGCTTGACGGCGATATGAGCAGCATCCCGTTGGATTCCGCATAGCTCTTTACATTGCGGAGCTCGGCACTGGTCTCTGTACCGAGCACAAGCTTTACCCCCTTGGAGTTCAGCGACTGGATCTTTTCAAGGGCGACTATCGGGTCTGCCTGGCTGTCCTCTACCACCAGGTTGAGCTCCCACCCGGCGTCTATCTCGTCTAGATACCGGTTAAAGTCGACGAGTGCAAGCTCTGCAGCCAGCCCGTTGTCATACCCGTGCGACGAGAGGTCGCCCGTGGCCGGCAGCACCACTCCTATGTCTATGGTCCCCGAGGGGCCCATGCGCTCCATGGCCTGTTCGGGGGCGGCAGCCGGGGCGGCCGCATCTGTCGCCGTATAAGAGAATCCCACCGCGAGGCCGATCGATATGCCCACTGCGACCCCGATGGCGCCTATTATCATGGCGGATCTCTGCATGATTCGACCCCCTGACCGTTTAGTATAAAGTTATTGGCACAGAACAGCGGCGGCTGCCGCGCGGCGTGTCGCGGCTGGTGGGACCGGCAGGATTTGAACCTGCGGCCTCTGGTACCCAAAACCAGAATCATGCCAAGCTAGACTACGGTCCCGGTAGCGCTGCGGCGCCGTCCACCCCAATTTAAGCCTGAAGATTTAAGACTCTGTCCAGTATGGGTGCCACGGATCAGAGTGGGCAGCCAAATGACATGAGAATCCTCGCCCAAATCTTTTGAACCGCTCCCATTGCGCCTTGATTTCATGCCTTGCCATCCATACAGGGGCGCACTCTGAAATGGTCCAGGCGGCGGGTCAACGCGGGCAAAAATAGGATGTCCGTTTCGCGCAACGGCACGGTCACGGCTCCCGTATCTCAAACGAGCCCATCATCCACGGAAAGATCGTACAATGGTACCCATAGTGTCCCGCGTCAAGCCCACTGGTATCAAGGGTGGACCCACCGTCAGGGCTCCGACACCCTACCCATGAAGAGGATGGTTCCGCTCTCATCGTCCTGTATGAGGAATAGAAACGGGCGGTCCGCGACGAACCTGTTGGACATGATCCCGGACTCTACTACCCCATCGATGCGTGTGACGGCGGCCGCCTCAGCCCCCTCCTCGTTTACATCTACAAACGCGACATGTACGGCATCTGACACGAAGGCAAACAATGTAATGCCATTAAGGGCACCCTCCTTGAATATGTGGTTCACGCCAAGGTTAAGCAG
Coding sequences within it:
- a CDS encoding ABC-type branched-chain amino acid transport system, periplasmic component (COG0683) translates to MIIGAIGVAVGISIGLAVGFSYTATDAAAPAAAPEQAMERMGPSGTIDIGVVLPATGDLSSHGYDNGLAAELALVDFNRYLDEIDAGWELNLVVEDSQADPIVALEKIQSLNSKGVKLVLGTETSAELRNVKSYAESNGMLLISPSSTSPALAIDDNIFRLVPDDTQQGRVLARLLQTQEVTAAIPVYRGDVWGDGLYESTKSSFESFGGTFDEGIRYSPESTVFSTEAHLLNEKLGVYLQDRPASEVAIIMIGFEEAVHFFNAASSYDDLSTVLWIGTDSLANNGQLTEDPITAEFVEGVGFISAQFAASQNDQHDHVKEVLTEQIGSSPNNYAYSSYDSVWLFGMSILQLQTDDPGLIMEALPTVAEHYSGSLGTIILNDAGDLAVSDYELYSIRDGEWVFYGLYKAETGEIIT